The genomic stretch ATCATTTCTGTATGGCTGATGCTGATACTGATGCTGATACTAATATGTTCTGAAAGGAAAAAATACTTTTTTTTTGGCTCAAAAGCAGTGGCTGATATATATTTACCAATGCTCTTGGAGCTGCTTTTGGACTTTGGGTTTATCGCTATACCAGGTACCAGGGCCCAAAGAAAGAAGGAATGAAAACGGAGAAAGGGGGCGCCGTGCGTGCTCTATCTCTATTCCTTTGTGGACCATGATGGGCCTTAAGTGGGAACCGCATGTTTGTTTCCGCGGCGGCTCGTATGGAACTACGGGCCGAATTACAAAGTGCGCGTCCGTTCGTTAAAGGGCCTTTTGGGAGAGTGTTCCTTGGCATCGTTGGGCCATTTTTGCCACAGCAGCGCACACCCTGCTGCCTGCTTGTTCTGCATTTCATACTTGGCACATGGCAGCGGCTCTCGGTCTCAGCTCCATTGATTTGGCAGAGCTAGCTCCTGCATCGTGCCCTAATTCTTCTTGAAACTATAATGTGTGTACTATAGTGAAAATGCACGCATATATCAATAATGGTGGTGGTCACTGGCACACAAACGATAAATGTACAGTCGTCACACGCATGCGTGATCCATCGTCTCGAGCAACTTACACATCATCACTCCCAGACGACGACAGCACGCACACACACTGCTGGCACGTACACACTACACACGTAAGCTACTGATTCAGATCAGCTCCACACTCACACACACACTGCTTCGAAATCAAATTTAGCGAGACATGCATGCATAGTAGCTAGTAGCTAGCAAACTCACGTACGGCGACTGTCAAACACTAGCTAGCTATATATCTAGCTGCTGTGCACGTACTCCTCACAAAGTCACCACTAATTAATTAACAAGAGCAAGCTCTCCACCATAGACGACGATCGATGATACTGATGAGACTGATCGAGATGCTAACAAGAGGTAGGTAGGTAGGTAGCTAGCATCAAGCAGATGCATGGATGGATCATATCAGACGTCGACGACCCTGAAGGAGTCGCGGTTCTTGATGACGATGTCGTACATGTGGACGGAGGAGAACCTGTTGAAGTCGGCGGGGAGGGAGATGAGGTCGAGGGAGCCGCGCTTGTGGAACTGGTACAGCGCCGGGTCCTCGTAGTAGCGCTCCCACCCCAGCGCCCGCAGCTCCGACTCCAGCTCCGCGTACGACCGCACCACCTGCCCGCTCGGCGTGTGCACCAGCGCCTTCCGCCGCCGCACCGCCTCGCCGCCAGCCGCCGCGCCGTTCTCCACCAGCCGGACCACGCCGTTCTTGAACACCCAAACGCCAGACATGATTGATTAATTGAGCTGAGAGGATGGTGATGATAGCTTTGAGTACTGCTTCAGAGCAGAGAGATGGTTATAGCTTAGCtagtgttgctgctgctgctgctggccggGAGCTAGGATTGTGtggtggatggatggatgtttGATGAAGCAAGGGAGGCCGATCAAGGGTGTATATATAGAGCATGAAGGCAGGGTAGAGCATGAAGAAAGCCAAAAAGTGCCAAAGGTATTTTTTGATGATGTGGGGTAGATGTGACATGGATGTAGGAGACATACAACACATACATATATAGATGTTATAGTACACGTATGTGAATATATACTCTACCACTATAGATTATAGCTACATACAGGGCACGTACTAGATATATCATGATGCTAGATAATGAATGAATGAAGAAGGCAAATATTAAGGGAAAAGTAAGCCAGCTAGCAAGAGATCAGGAGAACATATATCTTGGTTTGCAGGTGTGGATTCGCAGTTAGCTTGGTTAGGTCACGGCAAAGATGCTGTTTATATATTCTGAACATCGAAATTAAATTAGAGAGCTAGGGAAGAGGAACGGAAGAAGATTATATACTTGAGTGCGTGTACACCGGATCAGAGAGAATATATGTGTATACATGTATCTACCTATATATATTGTAACAGTGTTAGTTAAGGATTCTCTCTGCTCCGATCCTCAATGTGCTTGATAAGCTACCTggaatatattttctttttttgcgaAAAGACAGAAATGAAAGATCCACGCACAGGTGCACTGCACGGATTGTACAAAAGTGTGTGGTGTGGATAGTGCAGTGCATCCGACATCATCCATATATAATTGCACGCACTGTAGAATGTGTAGTCTCCGGAAAagtagtaaggccttgtttggatgtagtcggattcgcattaatccacatgtgttggagtggattggagtggaacttgaactaaattccaccccaatccactctaacacatgtggattgagatcaatccgacaacatccaaacaatgcCTAAATCGTTTCATATATACTGGAACCTACTGCCATATATTTTATGTTCAGGCCGAATTCAGGTGATAGATCAGTTTGAGAATCGCGCGATTTCACCACGTGTCGCAGCACCGTCACGGCACGTAGCAAAGGCAGAGAAATATCGCCAAATTTTTGCATCTTTTGATGGGGATGTTTTGGAATGAAAATGTTTGCTTAATTGCAAATGGGGGCGATCCTACTATACTACCTTTACGAAATGTTCATGAATGCATTGTTTATAAATAAAGTTAATTCTGTGGAAGTTAGATAAGTATTCGATCGCTTGTCGAGAGAAAAAATATAGACGTTGTGTGCGGAATCCTACCAACCTTTTCcccgaaaagaaaacaaaaaggatCGGGGGGCCAAATTCTCACTACTCAAGATCAAGGGAATACGATTCACTCGCTATAGTTTACTCCTTTACTTAGCCATCGCACAAGAGAATTTGGGCTGTACGTCCTCATCCTTAGAGCAAATTCTTTTTTTTAGCGAAAGGGAATTTGATCGATCATCGAGATCAATCTCGCCTTTTATCGGCCGGGAACAAAATTGATCCTCGCTCATTGTCAAGTATATATTTTGGTGTACGGCAGGAATAATGCGGGATGCAATTGCTGTAGGCAAGCTTGGAGCATCCGCAAAGAGAGATTTTGGCTTATCTTAGTTTCCCCTGGTGCCTACGTAAGTGATGGCACATTTGTTGGCTACCTATAATTCCCGTGAATATTAAGATCATTTGGCACAACTTTACTTCACCTGTAAAATTCTTCTTTATTTTTTCCTTCAGGTCCATAAACAGTTTTGTCTTGATGGAGCTAGAGCTGCTTTGATAAACCATTTTACACATGTAGATCTTGTAATTAAAACATGCTCTCACATAAACTCCATATAGAACCCACTAGGACGAGGTGAAGCCCTGCTTCATATCTCTTTGGAAGCACAATTTAAGAAGTTTTCTGGATGAAGCCATTTTATTTACATCGTTTGACAAAAAAAGACTGCAAACGGCTTCTGAAATGGGACCTAACTTGGCACATGCTATGCTAGCTAGCTCATGGATTGATAAATCTCAGAGTCGGTTCGGTTGTACAGTTACATGGTGAGCGCGCACCGCAAAGGAAATGCTTGTTTTTTGGTGTGTATGTCAAAGTCGCCTTTTCACGTATATATTAAGCTGCTGTGTGTGCCAAAATTAAAGTTCTCCTTATCTTCCTTCTGATTCTCTATTCTGCATTACGAATAGTCGGCTTGCTAGGTATAAAGCTACGAGTCCTACCTAGCTAAACCATGCATCCTGCTGGAGAATTTGTGATATAGTAGTATATGTATCTGTGTTCTGTGGTGATCCTGCTGGAGAATTTGTGATATAGTAGTATATGCATCTGTGGTGATGATTTAATCTATATTAGTACAGGAATAAGATCATACTACTGCAGAGTGACACTTTAACAGTAGCAATCAATACATACCAAACACACAGCACACAAGTTTCGATCTATCAC from Sorghum bicolor cultivar BTx623 chromosome 3, Sorghum_bicolor_NCBIv3, whole genome shotgun sequence encodes the following:
- the LOC8074480 gene encoding flowering-promoting factor 1-like protein 1; its protein translation is MSGVWVFKNGVVRLVENGAAAGGEAVRRRKALVHTPSGQVVRSYAELESELRALGWERYYEDPALYQFHKRGSLDLISLPADFNRFSSVHMYDIVIKNRDSFRVVDV